The following proteins are co-located in the Chaetodon trifascialis isolate fChaTrf1 chromosome 14, fChaTrf1.hap1, whole genome shotgun sequence genome:
- the rpia gene encoding ribose-5-phosphate isomerase, with product MRLQGWVSFGNLAAGFLSSASRGRQAALGSQKHVCWFSQSGANMAEEAKKLAAYAAVDNHVQNNQVVGVGSGSTIVYAVDRLAERVRQEKLNIVCVPTSFQARQLILQHGLTLSDLDRHPELDVAIDGADEVDADLTLIKGGGGCLTQEKIVAGCAKHFIVIADYRKDSKALGQQWKKGVPIEVIPMAYVPVSRTIARRFGGEAHLRMAVSKAGPVVTDNSNFILDWKFEGAHKWKDVNTAIKMIPGVVETGLFVGMAERAYFGMEDGNVQVRDPPVN from the exons ATGAGACTCCAGGGGTGGGTCTCCTTCGGTAACCTCGCAGCTGGATTCCTCTCTTCAGCATCCAGGGGGAGGCAGGCGGCTCTGGGCAGCCAGAAACACGTGTGTTGGTTCAGTCAGTCCGGAGCGAACATGGCAGAGGAGGCGAAGAAGCTGGCCGCTTACGCCGCTGTGGACAACCACGTCCAG AACAACCAGGTGGTCGGAGTGGGCAGCGGCTCAACCATCGTCTATGCTGTGGACAGATTAG CTGAGAGAGTTCGTCAGGAGAAACTCAACATCGTGTGTGTGCCCACCTCCTTCCAG GCTCGCCAGCTGATTCTGCAGCACGGCCTCACGCTGTCGGATCTGGACAGGCACCCAGAG CTGGACGTGGCGATCGACGGAGCGGACGAGGTGGACGCGGATCTCACGCTGATTAAAGGTGGAGG CGGCTGCCTGACTCAGGAGAAGATCGTCGCCGGCTGTGCCAAACACTTCATCGTCATCGCCGACTACAG gAAGGACTCCAAGGCTCTGGGCCAGCAGTGGAAGAAGGGGGTTCCCATCGAGGTGATCCCCATGGCGTACGTCCCCGTCTCCAGGACCATCGCCAGGCGCTTCGGAGGGGAGGCCCACCTACGAATGGCTGTCAGCAAAGCG GGTCCTGTGGTCACCGACAACAGCAACTTCATCCTGGACTGGAAGTTTGAGGGCGCTCACAAGTGGAAGGACGTCAACACGGCCATCAAGATGATTCCAG GTGTGGTGGAGACGGGGCTTTTCGTCGGCATGGCCGAGCGAGCTTACTTCGGGATGGAGGACGGAAACGTGCAGGTTCGAGATCCTCCGGTAAACTGA